One Chryseobacterium sp. StRB126 genomic region harbors:
- a CDS encoding M13 family metallopeptidase: protein MKKLNIGILAFSGIVLLNSCGAAKTAGTETKTEATAKVATPAKEEIKEEGINLSYMDTGVRPQDDFFSYVNGNWVKTTQIPSDKANWGSFNALRENVDDASLDILNKILSETYPAGSEGQKIQSLYASFMDTAKRNTDGLSPIKADLAKIDAIKSLNDLQKYLLEATKLGDNSFYGWRTGADMKNSKMNAVYLGGPDLGLGRDYYQKVNEANTKTLGQYQAYVGKLFGVLGYKNSDQAAQNVVDFEKQLANYLLTLEQNRDANLRYNPKNVSELSGVVKNVDLAKYLKEAGVNTDRVIIGELKYYQNMDQFVTQKNLPLLKDYLKYHLINGNASNLDENLEQIRFDFYAKDLQGQKEQRPMNKRGLTLVNGVLGEAFGKLYVEKYFTPEAKQQMETYIDYLLKSFKTHITNIDWMSPETKVKAQEKLSKFTVKIAYPDKWKDYSQLKVESPKQGGSLYANLQNVSAWQYQRNLDKVGKPVDKTEWGMSPQTVNAYYSGSNNEIVFPAAILQPPFYNPKADAAVNFGGIGAVIGHEISHGFDDSGSRFDGDGNLNNWWTDADRKNFDAKVAQLAAQYSAYEPVKGSFVNGKFTSGENIGDLGGVAVAYDALQMYLKDKGNPGKISGFTQDQRFFMSWATVWRTKATNEYMINQVKTDPHSPGMYRAFGPLVNQDSFIKAFDIKSGDKMYKAPEERIKIW from the coding sequence ATGAAAAAGCTAAATATTGGTATACTTGCCTTTTCGGGTATAGTATTGCTAAATTCGTGTGGTGCAGCAAAGACTGCAGGGACAGAGACAAAAACAGAGGCTACAGCAAAAGTTGCAACGCCGGCAAAAGAAGAAATAAAGGAGGAGGGGATTAATCTATCTTATATGGATACAGGTGTCCGCCCACAGGATGACTTTTTTAGCTATGTGAACGGAAATTGGGTGAAAACTACACAGATTCCTTCAGATAAAGCCAATTGGGGATCTTTCAATGCTTTGAGAGAAAATGTAGATGATGCTTCATTGGATATTTTGAACAAAATCCTTAGTGAAACATATCCTGCAGGTTCCGAAGGTCAGAAGATTCAGAGTCTTTATGCATCTTTTATGGATACAGCCAAAAGAAATACAGATGGATTAAGCCCTATCAAAGCTGATCTTGCAAAAATTGATGCTATTAAAAGTCTCAATGATCTTCAAAAATACCTTTTAGAAGCTACAAAACTAGGAGATAACTCTTTCTACGGATGGAGAACAGGAGCAGATATGAAAAACTCTAAGATGAACGCTGTATATCTTGGAGGTCCGGATCTGGGGTTGGGAAGAGACTATTATCAGAAAGTAAACGAAGCCAATACTAAAACATTAGGGCAATATCAGGCTTATGTAGGAAAATTATTCGGAGTTTTAGGATATAAAAATTCTGATCAGGCTGCACAAAATGTAGTAGATTTTGAAAAGCAACTGGCGAACTACTTATTGACATTGGAGCAAAACAGAGATGCCAATTTGAGATATAACCCTAAAAACGTTTCGGAATTATCAGGTGTGGTGAAAAACGTAGACCTAGCAAAATATCTTAAAGAAGCAGGAGTAAATACAGACAGAGTAATCATTGGAGAACTGAAATATTACCAGAACATGGATCAGTTCGTTACCCAGAAAAACTTACCTTTATTAAAAGACTATCTGAAATATCACCTGATTAACGGTAATGCCAGTAACCTTGATGAAAACCTTGAGCAGATCAGATTTGATTTCTATGCAAAAGATTTACAGGGTCAAAAAGAACAACGTCCTATGAACAAGAGAGGTTTAACTCTTGTAAACGGTGTTCTTGGTGAAGCTTTCGGGAAATTATATGTAGAAAAATACTTTACTCCGGAAGCCAAACAGCAAATGGAAACCTATATTGATTACCTTTTAAAATCATTTAAAACCCATATCACGAATATCGATTGGATGTCTCCTGAAACAAAAGTAAAAGCTCAGGAAAAACTATCCAAATTCACAGTGAAAATTGCATATCCGGATAAATGGAAAGACTATAGTCAGTTAAAAGTAGAATCTCCAAAACAAGGCGGATCATTATATGCAAACCTGCAGAATGTATCAGCTTGGCAATATCAGAGAAATCTGGATAAAGTAGGAAAACCGGTTGATAAAACGGAATGGGGAATGTCTCCACAAACAGTAAATGCTTATTATAGCGGATCAAACAACGAAATCGTATTCCCTGCCGCAATCCTTCAGCCTCCTTTCTACAACCCTAAGGCAGATGCAGCCGTAAACTTCGGTGGGATTGGAGCTGTAATCGGTCACGAGATCTCTCACGGTTTTGATGACAGTGGTTCCCGTTTTGATGGTGATGGAAACCTTAACAATTGGTGGACGGATGCTGATCGTAAGAACTTTGATGCAAAAGTGGCTCAGTTAGCCGCTCAGTACAGTGCTTACGAACCAGTAAAAGGAAGTTTTGTGAACGGTAAATTTACAAGTGGAGAAAATATTGGTGACTTAGGAGGGGTAGCAGTAGCTTACGATGCCCTTCAGATGTACCTTAAAGATAAAGGAAACCCAGGAAAGATCAGTGGATTCACTCAGGATCAGAGATTCTTCATGAGCTGGGCTACCGTTTGGAGAACAAAAGCAACCAATGAATATATGATTAACCAGGTGAAAACAGATCCGCATTCTCCGGGAATGTACAGGGCTTTCGGTCCATTGGTGAATCAGGATTCATTCATCAAAGCATTTGATATTAAATCGGGAGATAAAATGTACAAAGCTCCTGAGGAAAGAATAAAAATTTGGTAA
- a CDS encoding type VI secretion system contractile sheath small subunit → MAMFNYGVGGNEVKVDANEAIQEIQENKSLIVSQLTTDESYTPEIVTGLKTVEDVFKHFQPSVSVQHETEDGGVVDEEFRFQNLGDFTPKSLTQKSDYLQQLSMEQEQYNKIVRQLKTNKILRNMLENDQTRTAFIEVLKEVAQELEK, encoded by the coding sequence ATGGCAATGTTTAATTATGGTGTTGGCGGAAACGAGGTAAAAGTAGACGCTAATGAAGCTATTCAGGAAATACAGGAAAATAAATCACTGATAGTAAGCCAGCTTACAACAGACGAATCTTATACCCCTGAAATTGTAACAGGATTAAAAACAGTGGAAGATGTGTTCAAACATTTTCAGCCTTCTGTATCCGTACAGCACGAAACAGAAGATGGAGGAGTGGTTGATGAAGAATTCCGTTTTCAAAATCTTGGAGACTTTACTCCTAAAAGCCTTACTCAGAAATCAGACTATCTTCAGCAGCTGAGCATGGAACAGGAGCAGTACAACAAAATTGTACGTCAGTTGAAAACTAATAAAATTCTTCGTAATATGCTGGAGAACGACCAAACAAGAACGGCGTTCATTGAAGTATTGAAAGAAGTAGCACAAGAACTTGAAAAATAA
- a CDS encoding DUF5458 family protein: MDSKLQAQESQQQGQQQQHSGQPKGNPLAELNKMGGFGFVESVVDGIANMNPTRKARKEIFLNDNNKSDERKELLQKINLWVSLLEGSESADKMADTCKTKAQQADQNLKKNLKNTLDAVRLLETNYRTVAQFYKNTELDKVDNVSIVNASLDQVSDLDNPLFIDAISEEFKNYYDRLDLRDNYSILAIPGYLGSNKVIEKWAKICNENKVMMVTDFANLDKPDDVVDLFHSANLTGGELHRSNVIMTCNWLVGRGKAEEVGEEENVELPPSTSLAGKIHKTLMSQVAAGKKHGNINEVDAVKFELKKSEISQLEKMGLVPMVNEYGKIMAFSAKTLFTGDNIGLQTYSVVRVFDYVTKVLLDFLNRRAFENWNAKNEDDLRRQIVTFLDNIKGPDKLIEKFKIVRFEQDRVNKDRVWLDIRMTPYFPTKSFVIKLDGHKGDDGNEWDAEYAQE, encoded by the coding sequence ATGGATAGCAAATTACAGGCGCAAGAAAGCCAGCAGCAGGGACAGCAGCAGCAACACTCAGGGCAGCCGAAGGGCAACCCGCTTGCTGAGCTCAATAAAATGGGAGGTTTTGGCTTTGTTGAATCCGTTGTAGACGGTATCGCCAATATGAACCCTACTAGAAAAGCAAGGAAAGAAATTTTCCTTAACGATAATAATAAATCAGACGAAAGAAAAGAACTTCTTCAGAAGATCAATCTTTGGGTAAGCCTTTTAGAAGGTAGCGAATCTGCAGATAAAATGGCCGATACTTGCAAAACCAAAGCACAACAAGCTGATCAGAACTTAAAGAAAAACCTAAAAAATACACTGGATGCAGTTCGTCTGTTGGAAACCAACTACAGAACTGTAGCTCAATTCTACAAAAATACAGAATTGGATAAAGTGGATAACGTAAGTATTGTTAATGCAAGCCTGGATCAGGTTTCAGACCTTGACAATCCTTTATTCATTGATGCTATTTCTGAAGAATTCAAAAATTACTACGACCGTTTAGACCTTAGAGATAATTATTCAATCCTTGCCATCCCTGGATATTTAGGATCCAATAAAGTTATTGAAAAGTGGGCTAAAATCTGTAACGAAAACAAAGTTATGATGGTTACAGATTTTGCGAACCTTGATAAGCCGGATGACGTAGTAGACTTATTCCATTCTGCCAATCTTACAGGGGGTGAACTTCACAGAAGTAACGTGATCATGACTTGTAACTGGTTAGTAGGCCGTGGAAAAGCTGAAGAAGTAGGAGAAGAAGAAAACGTAGAACTTCCACCTTCCACTTCATTAGCAGGAAAAATCCATAAAACACTGATGTCTCAGGTAGCAGCAGGTAAAAAACATGGTAATATCAACGAAGTAGACGCTGTAAAATTCGAATTGAAGAAAAGTGAAATTTCTCAGTTAGAAAAAATGGGTCTTGTACCAATGGTTAACGAATACGGTAAAATTATGGCTTTCTCTGCGAAGACATTATTTACAGGAGATAACATCGGTCTTCAGACCTATTCAGTAGTACGTGTATTCGACTATGTAACTAAAGTATTACTAGACTTCCTAAACAGAAGAGCCTTTGAAAACTGGAATGCTAAAAACGAAGACGATTTGAGAAGACAAATTGTGACGTTCCTTGATAATATCAAAGGACCGGACAAATTGATTGAAAAGTTCAAGATCGTTCGTTTCGAACAGGATAGAGTAAACAAAGACAGAGTATGGCTAGACATCCGTATGACCCCTTATTTCCCTACAAAAAGTTTCGTTATTAAACTTGACGGACACAAAGGAGATGATGGTAACGAATGGGATGCAGAATACGCTCAGGAATAA
- the mutY gene encoding A/G-specific adenine glycosylase → MEKNNTASDLLHIGNRLLEWYRNNARDLPFRQTKDPYKIWICEIVFQQTRISQGLNHYNNFIKRFPEVKTLAEAEENEVLLYWKGLGYYSRAINIHKAAQQIMNDYHGIFPSQYDEILKLKGIGKYTAAAISSICFGGKLPAVDGNFYRVLSRLFADDFDISNSRAFTYFSELATLVMPDNVGDFNQAMMDIGSEICKPKNPLCGECPINEDCLAFSLQKIADYPVKTKKVKAEDLSLTYYFVHRNGKFLIRQRKDDFIWKKLFEFPISVSSEMETFIIGSKTVNHKLTHKNLSIEIFKVEVSSEEIWNRFIAENQYQITDVEESHEKSFPKPLENYIQNSLKD, encoded by the coding sequence TTGGAAAAGAATAATACAGCCTCAGATCTTCTTCATATAGGAAACAGGCTTTTGGAATGGTATAGAAATAATGCAAGAGATCTGCCTTTCAGACAGACAAAAGATCCTTATAAAATCTGGATCTGTGAAATTGTATTTCAGCAGACAAGAATCAGTCAGGGGCTTAATCACTACAATAATTTCATTAAAAGATTTCCGGAGGTAAAAACCTTGGCCGAAGCTGAGGAAAATGAAGTTTTGCTCTATTGGAAAGGCTTAGGTTATTATTCCAGAGCGATCAATATTCATAAAGCTGCCCAGCAAATTATGAATGATTATCATGGGATATTTCCGAGCCAGTATGATGAAATTTTAAAACTGAAAGGAATTGGAAAGTATACAGCTGCAGCCATTTCAAGCATCTGTTTTGGCGGCAAGCTCCCGGCGGTAGACGGAAATTTTTACAGGGTTCTCAGCCGTTTGTTTGCAGATGATTTTGATATTTCAAACTCAAGGGCATTCACCTACTTTTCAGAACTGGCAACTCTTGTAATGCCGGATAACGTTGGAGATTTCAATCAGGCGATGATGGATATCGGTTCAGAGATCTGTAAACCCAAAAATCCATTGTGTGGAGAATGTCCGATTAATGAAGACTGCCTTGCTTTTTCTCTTCAAAAAATAGCAGATTATCCTGTTAAAACAAAAAAAGTAAAGGCTGAAGATCTTTCTTTAACCTATTATTTTGTTCACAGAAATGGAAAATTTCTAATCCGTCAGCGAAAAGATGACTTTATCTGGAAAAAATTATTCGAGTTCCCAATTTCTGTTTCTTCTGAAATGGAAACTTTTATTATAGGCTCGAAAACAGTTAACCATAAACTGACACACAAGAATTTAAGCATTGAAATATTTAAGGTTGAGGTATCTTCAGAAGAGATCTGGAATCGTTTTATTGCTGAAAATCAATACCAGATTACGGATGTTGAGGAGTCTCACGAAAAATCCTTTCCGAAGCCTCTGGAAAATTACATTCAAAACTCATTGAAAGACTGA
- the gldD gene encoding gliding motility lipoprotein GldD, with translation MIKKVIFIFVSLLLISCGKDPVPKPYGELRLEYPTPKYQKFENNCAYTFEYSDFANITAAKKPCWYYLNYPKMKAKVFVTYYPIQNDFAQHIKEAEKMVYEHTIKASSIDTKSFEYPEKKVYGNFYELKGQSASNLQFYVTDSTKHFVTAYLYFNTRPKPDSLAPAVNYIKNDMKHMLDSFEWKK, from the coding sequence ATGATTAAAAAAGTCATTTTTATTTTTGTATCACTGCTTTTAATTTCCTGTGGAAAAGATCCGGTTCCGAAACCGTACGGAGAACTGCGTCTGGAATATCCGACACCGAAATACCAGAAGTTTGAAAACAACTGTGCCTATACTTTTGAGTATTCGGATTTTGCCAATATTACAGCGGCGAAAAAACCTTGCTGGTATTATCTGAACTATCCGAAGATGAAGGCTAAGGTTTTCGTAACCTATTATCCGATACAGAATGACTTTGCTCAACACATCAAAGAAGCAGAAAAAATGGTATACGAACATACCATCAAAGCCAGTTCTATAGACACTAAATCCTTTGAATACCCTGAAAAAAAGGTATACGGGAATTTTTATGAACTGAAAGGACAGAGTGCTTCCAATCTTCAATTTTACGTTACAGACAGCACGAAGCACTTCGTGACTGCTTACTTATACTTTAATACGAGACCGAAACCGGACTCTCTGGCTCCCGCAGTAAACTATATCAAAAACGATATGAAACACATGCTGGATTCTTTTGAATGGAAAAAATAA